A window of Mangifera indica cultivar Alphonso chromosome 13, CATAS_Mindica_2.1, whole genome shotgun sequence contains these coding sequences:
- the LOC123194714 gene encoding RNA-dependent RNA polymerase 6-like isoform X2, with protein MNAAGRCELFFKNRALKASLGPENPFHLNMRRRTSIPFKLPDVCVEIGTLVSRDEFFVGWRGPSSGVEFLVDPFDGMCKICFSRDVAFSFKSSTARAVIKCDFKVEFLVQDINEIKQYSDWSYQVILFQLASSPSVWYRTADDDIDVTVPYDLLDDDDPWIRTTDFTPSGAIGRCNYYRICVRPRHGGKLNRAMDYLGKCGVPVECLRWPLKIRDGPEFGMLMTDPFFCIHHRDGIDFEVMYLVNAVMHKGIFSQHRLSDNFFNILRSQPKEVNMAALKHICSYKRPVFDACKRLQVLQEWLLKNPKLYEIPKQVDDIVEIRRLVITPTKAYCLPPEVELSNRVLRKYKNVADRFLRVTFMDEGLQTMNANVLTYYVAPIVKEITSNSFPQKTRVFKRVRSVLLDGFYLCGRKYSFLAFSSNQLRDRSAWFFAEDGKTNVLDIKSWMGKFVNRNIAKCAARMGQCFSSTYATVEVPSTEVNHDLSDVERNGYVFSDGIGMITPDLAKEVSEKLKLNMNPLPCAYQIRYAGYKGVVACWPANGVGIRLSLRRSMNKFQSKHTTLEICSWTRFQPGFLNRQIITLLSTLNIPEETFWQMQVSMVSKLNKMVMDTDVAFEVLTVSCTDQGNTAAMMLSAGFKPQAEPHLRGMLTSIRAAQLWGLREKARIFVQSGRWLMGCLDELAVLEQGQCFIQVSKPSLENRFSKHGSRFTETESNLEVVTGFVVIAKNPCLHPGDIRILEAVDVPGLHHLYDCLVFPQKGDRPHTNEASGSDLDGDLYFVTWDENLIPPGKKSWPPMQYDPAEAKLLSRPVNHQDIIDFFAKHMVNENLGAICNAHVVHADLSEYGALDEKCIILAELAATAVDFPKTGKVVSMPSHLKPKMYPDFMGKQEYQSYKSNKILGRLYRYIKDNYEEEISASAEVNINPVEIPYDTDLEVTGSVDFIVDAWDKKCSYDSRLLGLLDQYKVNREEELVTGHIWSMPRYNSRKQGDLKERLKHSYSSLRKEFRQIFEKMESDFEQLSDAEKSLIYERKAAAWYQVTYHPKWVKKSLDLQELDGCRNVVLLSFAWIADDYLIRIKIRNRGMENVDPTKPVNSLAMYLADRL; from the exons ATGAATGCTGCAGGCCGTTGTGAGCTCTTTTTCAAGAATCGAGCACTGAAGGCCAGTTTGGGCCCTGAAAATCCATTCCACTTGAATATGAGGAGGAGGACTAGTATTCCGTTCAAATTACCTGATGTATGTGTTGAAATTGGTACCTTAGTTAGCCGAGATGAGTTTTTTGTTGGTTGGAGAGGCCCTTCGTCAGGCGTTGAGTTTTTGGTGGATCCTTTTGATGGAATGtgcaaaatttgtttttcaagagATGTTGCTTTCTCTTTCAAAAGCTCTACTGCACGTGCTGTTATTAAATGTGATTTTAAGGTTGAGTTCTTGGTGCAGGACATCAATGAGATCAAACAATATTCAGATTGGTCCTATCAAGTAATTCTATTTCAGCTGGCTTCATCACCTTCAGTGTGGTACAGAACCGCTGATGATGATATAGATGTAACGGTACCATATGATTTGTTGGATGATGATGATCCTTGGATCCGAACCACAGATTTTACACCTAGTGGGGCAATTGGTCGGTGTAATTATTATCGAATTTGTGTCCGTCCCCGTCATGGTGGAAAGCTAAATAGGGCCATGGATTATCTTGGAAAATGTGGGGTGCCAGTAGAGTGCCTCAGGTGGCCACTTAAGATTAGAGATGGACCTGAATTCGGGATGCTCATGACAGATCCATTTTTTTGTATTCATCATAGGGATGGCATAGACTTTGAGGTTATGTATTTGGTGAATGCTGTCATGCATAAAGGAATATTCAGCCAACACCGGCTATCAGATAACTTCTTTAATATACTGAGGAGCCAACCTAAGGAGGTAAATATGGCTGCTCTGAAGCACATATGTTCTTATAAACGGCCTGTGTTTGATGCCTGTAAGAGGCTGCAAGTTTTGCAAGAATGGTTACTCAAGAATCCCAAGCTTTATGAGATTCCTAAGCAGGTGGATGACATTGTAGAAATCAGAAGGTTGGTTATTACCCCAACCAAAGCGTACTGTCTTCCCCCAGAAGTTGAACTCTCCAATAGGGTTCTTCGGAAATATAAAAATGTTGCTGATCGGTTTTTAAGAGTCACCTTCATGGATGAAGGCTTGCAGACAATGAATGCAAATGTTCTTACTTATTATGTTGCTCCAATTGTGAAGGAAATCACATCAAACTCCTTCCCACAGAAGACACGAGTATTTAAGAGGGTGAGGAGCGTTCTCTTAGATGGGTTCTATTTATGTGGTCGCAAATATTCCTTTCTAGCCTTTTCGTCAAATCAATTAAGGGATCGTTCGGCGTGGTTTTTTGCCGAAGATGGGAAGACCAATGTGCTTGACATTAAAAGTTGGATGGGAAAGTTCGTCAATAGGAACATTGCAAAGTGCGCTGCCAGGATGGGCCAGTGCTTCTCATCAACATATGCAACAGTAGAAGTACCGTCAACGGAGGTTAATCATGATCTTTCGGATGTTGAGCGCAATGGATATGTTTTTTCTGATGGTATCGGTATGATCACTCCTGATCTTGCCAAGGAAGTTTCAGAGAAACTGAAATTGAACATGAACCCACTGCCCTGTGCTTATCAAATCAGATATGCGGGTTACAAAGGGGTGGTGGCGTGTTGGCCAGCAAATGGTGTTGGGATTCGACTGTCGTTGAGGAGAAGTATGAACAAGTTCCAGTCTAAACACACTACCTTGGAAATATGCTCATGGACCAGGTTTCAGCCTGGTTTCCTAAATAGGCAGATAATTACATTACTTTCAACGTTGAACATTCCCGAGGAAACATTTTGGCAAATGCAGGTCTCTATGGTTTCTAAACTGAACAAAATGGTCATGGATACTGATGTGGCATTTGAAGTCTTGACTGTATCCTGTACTGATCAAGGAAATACCGCAGCAATGATGCTGAGTGCAGGTTTCAAGCCTCAAGCAGAACCTCATTTACGGGGAATGTTAACCTCTATAAGAGCTGCCCAGCTTTGGGGTCTTAGGGAAAAGGCTCGGATATTTGTTCAGTCCGGGAGGTGGTTGATGGGCTGCTTGGATGAACTTGCGGTATTGGAACAAGGTCAGTGCTTTATCCAAGTGTCCAAGCCATCTTTGGAAAACCGCTTTTCCAAACATGGCTCCAGATTTACAGAGACAGAAAGCAATTTGGAAGTTGTTACCGGATTTGTGGTTATAGCAAAGAACCCGTGCCTTCACCCAGGAGATATAAGGATTTTGGAAGCAGTTGATGTTCCGGGTTTGCACCATTTGTATGATTGCCTTGTTTTCCCTCAAAAGGGTGACAGGCCCCATACAAATGAAGCTTCTGGAAGTGACCTTGATGGGGATCTCTACTTTGTCACTTGGGATGAAAATCTTATCCCTCCTGGTAAGAAGAGCTGGCCTCCGATGCAGTATGATCCTGCTGAGGCCAAACTTTTGTCACGCCCAGTCAATCACCAG gaCATAATAGATTTTTTTGCAAAACACATGGTTAATGAGAACCTAGGTGCAATCTGCAATGCTCATGTTGTTCATGCTGACCTCAGTGAGTATGGAGCACTGGATGAGAAGTGCATCATTCTAGCAGAGTTAGCTGCCACAGCTGTTGATTTTCCCAAAACCGGGAAGGTTGTATCTATGCCGTCACATCTGAAACCAAAGATGTATCCAGATTTTATGGGAAAGCAGGAGTATCAATCATACAAGTCAAACAAAATATTGGGAAGACTCTATCgatatattaaagataattatGAAGAAGAAATTTCTGCTTCAGCTGAGGTAAACATTAATCCTGTTGAAATCCCCTATGATACAGATCTTGAGGTCACTGGATCTGTTGATTTTATTGTTGATGCTTGGGATAAAAAATGCTCCTATGACAGCCGATTGCTTGGTCTTCTGGACCAGTACAAAGTTAATAGAGAAGAAGAGCTGGTCACGGGGCATATATGGTCTATGCCAAGATACAACAGCCGGAAGCAAGGTGACTTAAAGGAGAGGCTCAAACATTCTTACAGTTCCTTGAGAAAAGAATTTAGGCAAATTTTTGAGAAGATGGAGTCAGATTTTGAGCAACTCTCTGATGCTGAGAAGAGTTTAATCTATGAACGTAAGGCCGCAGCATGGTACCAGGTCACTTACCATCCGAAATGGGTGAAGAAATCATTAGACCTGCAAGAGCTAGATGGCTGTAGGAATGTAGTTTTGCTGAGTTTTGCCTGGATTGCAGATGATTATCTTATTCGGATCAAAATTAGGAATCGAGGAATGGAGAATGTTGACCCTACAAAGCCGGTCAACTCTTTAGCAATGTATCTGGCTGATAGATTGTGA
- the LOC123194715 gene encoding ethylene-responsive transcription factor WIN1-like, producing the protein MVQSKKFRGVRQRHWGSWVSEIRNPVLKRRVWLGTFGTAGAAASAYNQAAILMIGQNAKANFPLPKTTTQTAAHQQGKKSDTDHHNYSPFPSRALSELSTQSLKSVAKTCHLHSPASVHP; encoded by the exons ATGGTACAATCAAAGAAGTTCAGAGGTGTCAGGCAACGCCACTGGGGCTCTTGGGTCTCTGAAATTCGAAATCCTGTACT GAAGAGAAGGGTATGGCTAGGCACCTTTGGGACTGCTGGAGCTGCAGCAAGCGCATATAATCAAGCTGCCATTCTAATGATTGGTCAAAATGCCAAGGCCAATTTTCCTTTACCAAAGACTACTACTCAAACTGCTGCTCATCAACAAGGCAAAAAAAGTGATACTGATCATCATAACTACTCTCCATTTCCTTCAAGGGCTCTTTCAGAACTTTCAACACAAAGCTTAAAAAGTGTTGCAAAGACTTGTCACCTTCACTCACCTGCCTCTGTCCATCCTTGA
- the LOC123194714 gene encoding RNA-dependent RNA polymerase 6-like isoform X1, whose product MGQEGTGKKTVVTQVSFGGFDNNVTAKELTYYLQCYIGDVWRCRLKTSSTPPESYPDFDIIKTSEIQSTDGYKKVEPHAFVHFASPESATEAMNAAGRCELFFKNRALKASLGPENPFHLNMRRRTSIPFKLPDVCVEIGTLVSRDEFFVGWRGPSSGVEFLVDPFDGMCKICFSRDVAFSFKSSTARAVIKCDFKVEFLVQDINEIKQYSDWSYQVILFQLASSPSVWYRTADDDIDVTVPYDLLDDDDPWIRTTDFTPSGAIGRCNYYRICVRPRHGGKLNRAMDYLGKCGVPVECLRWPLKIRDGPEFGMLMTDPFFCIHHRDGIDFEVMYLVNAVMHKGIFSQHRLSDNFFNILRSQPKEVNMAALKHICSYKRPVFDACKRLQVLQEWLLKNPKLYEIPKQVDDIVEIRRLVITPTKAYCLPPEVELSNRVLRKYKNVADRFLRVTFMDEGLQTMNANVLTYYVAPIVKEITSNSFPQKTRVFKRVRSVLLDGFYLCGRKYSFLAFSSNQLRDRSAWFFAEDGKTNVLDIKSWMGKFVNRNIAKCAARMGQCFSSTYATVEVPSTEVNHDLSDVERNGYVFSDGIGMITPDLAKEVSEKLKLNMNPLPCAYQIRYAGYKGVVACWPANGVGIRLSLRRSMNKFQSKHTTLEICSWTRFQPGFLNRQIITLLSTLNIPEETFWQMQVSMVSKLNKMVMDTDVAFEVLTVSCTDQGNTAAMMLSAGFKPQAEPHLRGMLTSIRAAQLWGLREKARIFVQSGRWLMGCLDELAVLEQGQCFIQVSKPSLENRFSKHGSRFTETESNLEVVTGFVVIAKNPCLHPGDIRILEAVDVPGLHHLYDCLVFPQKGDRPHTNEASGSDLDGDLYFVTWDENLIPPGKKSWPPMQYDPAEAKLLSRPVNHQDIIDFFAKHMVNENLGAICNAHVVHADLSEYGALDEKCIILAELAATAVDFPKTGKVVSMPSHLKPKMYPDFMGKQEYQSYKSNKILGRLYRYIKDNYEEEISASAEVNINPVEIPYDTDLEVTGSVDFIVDAWDKKCSYDSRLLGLLDQYKVNREEELVTGHIWSMPRYNSRKQGDLKERLKHSYSSLRKEFRQIFEKMESDFEQLSDAEKSLIYERKAAAWYQVTYHPKWVKKSLDLQELDGCRNVVLLSFAWIADDYLIRIKIRNRGMENVDPTKPVNSLAMYLADRL is encoded by the exons ATGGGGCAAGAAGGAACTGGAAAGAAGACAGTGGTCACTCAGGTTAGTTTTGGTGGATTTGACAACAATGTTACAGCAAAAGAACTTACATATTACTTGCAATGTTACATTGGAGATGTGTGGCGCTGTAGGTTGAAGACTTCTTCAACCCCTCCAGAATCCTATCCAGATTTTGATATCATTAAAACTTCAGAAATTCAAAGTACTGATGGTTATAAGAAGGTGGAGCCACATGCCTTTGTGCATTTTGCCTCACCTGAATCTGCAACTGAAGCAATGAATGCTGCAGGCCGTTGTGAGCTCTTTTTCAAGAATCGAGCACTGAAGGCCAGTTTGGGCCCTGAAAATCCATTCCACTTGAATATGAGGAGGAGGACTAGTATTCCGTTCAAATTACCTGATGTATGTGTTGAAATTGGTACCTTAGTTAGCCGAGATGAGTTTTTTGTTGGTTGGAGAGGCCCTTCGTCAGGCGTTGAGTTTTTGGTGGATCCTTTTGATGGAATGtgcaaaatttgtttttcaagagATGTTGCTTTCTCTTTCAAAAGCTCTACTGCACGTGCTGTTATTAAATGTGATTTTAAGGTTGAGTTCTTGGTGCAGGACATCAATGAGATCAAACAATATTCAGATTGGTCCTATCAAGTAATTCTATTTCAGCTGGCTTCATCACCTTCAGTGTGGTACAGAACCGCTGATGATGATATAGATGTAACGGTACCATATGATTTGTTGGATGATGATGATCCTTGGATCCGAACCACAGATTTTACACCTAGTGGGGCAATTGGTCGGTGTAATTATTATCGAATTTGTGTCCGTCCCCGTCATGGTGGAAAGCTAAATAGGGCCATGGATTATCTTGGAAAATGTGGGGTGCCAGTAGAGTGCCTCAGGTGGCCACTTAAGATTAGAGATGGACCTGAATTCGGGATGCTCATGACAGATCCATTTTTTTGTATTCATCATAGGGATGGCATAGACTTTGAGGTTATGTATTTGGTGAATGCTGTCATGCATAAAGGAATATTCAGCCAACACCGGCTATCAGATAACTTCTTTAATATACTGAGGAGCCAACCTAAGGAGGTAAATATGGCTGCTCTGAAGCACATATGTTCTTATAAACGGCCTGTGTTTGATGCCTGTAAGAGGCTGCAAGTTTTGCAAGAATGGTTACTCAAGAATCCCAAGCTTTATGAGATTCCTAAGCAGGTGGATGACATTGTAGAAATCAGAAGGTTGGTTATTACCCCAACCAAAGCGTACTGTCTTCCCCCAGAAGTTGAACTCTCCAATAGGGTTCTTCGGAAATATAAAAATGTTGCTGATCGGTTTTTAAGAGTCACCTTCATGGATGAAGGCTTGCAGACAATGAATGCAAATGTTCTTACTTATTATGTTGCTCCAATTGTGAAGGAAATCACATCAAACTCCTTCCCACAGAAGACACGAGTATTTAAGAGGGTGAGGAGCGTTCTCTTAGATGGGTTCTATTTATGTGGTCGCAAATATTCCTTTCTAGCCTTTTCGTCAAATCAATTAAGGGATCGTTCGGCGTGGTTTTTTGCCGAAGATGGGAAGACCAATGTGCTTGACATTAAAAGTTGGATGGGAAAGTTCGTCAATAGGAACATTGCAAAGTGCGCTGCCAGGATGGGCCAGTGCTTCTCATCAACATATGCAACAGTAGAAGTACCGTCAACGGAGGTTAATCATGATCTTTCGGATGTTGAGCGCAATGGATATGTTTTTTCTGATGGTATCGGTATGATCACTCCTGATCTTGCCAAGGAAGTTTCAGAGAAACTGAAATTGAACATGAACCCACTGCCCTGTGCTTATCAAATCAGATATGCGGGTTACAAAGGGGTGGTGGCGTGTTGGCCAGCAAATGGTGTTGGGATTCGACTGTCGTTGAGGAGAAGTATGAACAAGTTCCAGTCTAAACACACTACCTTGGAAATATGCTCATGGACCAGGTTTCAGCCTGGTTTCCTAAATAGGCAGATAATTACATTACTTTCAACGTTGAACATTCCCGAGGAAACATTTTGGCAAATGCAGGTCTCTATGGTTTCTAAACTGAACAAAATGGTCATGGATACTGATGTGGCATTTGAAGTCTTGACTGTATCCTGTACTGATCAAGGAAATACCGCAGCAATGATGCTGAGTGCAGGTTTCAAGCCTCAAGCAGAACCTCATTTACGGGGAATGTTAACCTCTATAAGAGCTGCCCAGCTTTGGGGTCTTAGGGAAAAGGCTCGGATATTTGTTCAGTCCGGGAGGTGGTTGATGGGCTGCTTGGATGAACTTGCGGTATTGGAACAAGGTCAGTGCTTTATCCAAGTGTCCAAGCCATCTTTGGAAAACCGCTTTTCCAAACATGGCTCCAGATTTACAGAGACAGAAAGCAATTTGGAAGTTGTTACCGGATTTGTGGTTATAGCAAAGAACCCGTGCCTTCACCCAGGAGATATAAGGATTTTGGAAGCAGTTGATGTTCCGGGTTTGCACCATTTGTATGATTGCCTTGTTTTCCCTCAAAAGGGTGACAGGCCCCATACAAATGAAGCTTCTGGAAGTGACCTTGATGGGGATCTCTACTTTGTCACTTGGGATGAAAATCTTATCCCTCCTGGTAAGAAGAGCTGGCCTCCGATGCAGTATGATCCTGCTGAGGCCAAACTTTTGTCACGCCCAGTCAATCACCAG gaCATAATAGATTTTTTTGCAAAACACATGGTTAATGAGAACCTAGGTGCAATCTGCAATGCTCATGTTGTTCATGCTGACCTCAGTGAGTATGGAGCACTGGATGAGAAGTGCATCATTCTAGCAGAGTTAGCTGCCACAGCTGTTGATTTTCCCAAAACCGGGAAGGTTGTATCTATGCCGTCACATCTGAAACCAAAGATGTATCCAGATTTTATGGGAAAGCAGGAGTATCAATCATACAAGTCAAACAAAATATTGGGAAGACTCTATCgatatattaaagataattatGAAGAAGAAATTTCTGCTTCAGCTGAGGTAAACATTAATCCTGTTGAAATCCCCTATGATACAGATCTTGAGGTCACTGGATCTGTTGATTTTATTGTTGATGCTTGGGATAAAAAATGCTCCTATGACAGCCGATTGCTTGGTCTTCTGGACCAGTACAAAGTTAATAGAGAAGAAGAGCTGGTCACGGGGCATATATGGTCTATGCCAAGATACAACAGCCGGAAGCAAGGTGACTTAAAGGAGAGGCTCAAACATTCTTACAGTTCCTTGAGAAAAGAATTTAGGCAAATTTTTGAGAAGATGGAGTCAGATTTTGAGCAACTCTCTGATGCTGAGAAGAGTTTAATCTATGAACGTAAGGCCGCAGCATGGTACCAGGTCACTTACCATCCGAAATGGGTGAAGAAATCATTAGACCTGCAAGAGCTAGATGGCTGTAGGAATGTAGTTTTGCTGAGTTTTGCCTGGATTGCAGATGATTATCTTATTCGGATCAAAATTAGGAATCGAGGAATGGAGAATGTTGACCCTACAAAGCCGGTCAACTCTTTAGCAATGTATCTGGCTGATAGATTGTGA
- the LOC123194365 gene encoding SPX domain-containing protein 1-like: MFSYLTATDRLSSSIAGIFHRIFIIWTMKFWKSLSILIEETLPDWRDKFLSYKDLKKQLKLIHPKHGENSNKRPRLECPDGGACGKEAEETKRVNQFVKLLEDEMEKFNVFFVEKEEEYVIKWKELQDRVAKAKGSNEELMKVGREIVDFHGEMVLLENYSALNYTGLVKILKKYDKRSGALIRLPFIQKVLQQPFNTTDVLNKLVKECETMLDHLFSENELSSLSESNEEKESFDPNTSTVNKERLLTVPKELSEIENMESMYMKLTLSALRVLKEIRSGSSTVSMFSLPPLPSNTLEKDWKKVPVLEQAAK, encoded by the exons ATGTTCAGTTATCTTACAGCTACCGACAGACTATCGTCTTCAATCGCCGGAATATTTCATCGGATCTTTATTATTTGGACAATGAAGTTTTGGAAGAGTTTGAGCATATTGATCGAAGAGACATTGCCTGATTGGCGAGACAAATTTTTGTCGTACAAGGATTTGAAGAAGCAATTGAAGCTCATCCATCCAAAACATGGGGAGAATAGTAACAAACGCCCCAGATTAGAGTGCCCAGATGGTGGAGCTTGCGGCAAGGAGGCTGAGGAGACCAAGCGTGTGAATCAATTCGTCAAGTTGTTGGAGGATGAGATGGAGAAGTTCAATGtcttttttgttgaaaaagaagaggaatATGTTATCAAATGGAAG GAGTTGCAAGATAGGGTAGCAAAGGCCAAGGGTTCAAATGAAGAGTTGATGAAAGTAGGAAGGGAAATTGTAGATTTTCATGGTGAGATGGTTTTGTTGGAGAACTACAGTGCCCTTAATTACACAG GGCTGGTTAAGATATTAAAGAAATATGACAAGCGAAGTGGAGCTCTTATTCGGTTGCCCTTTATCCAGAAGGTATTACAACAGCCATTCAATACAACTGATGTGCTTAACAAGCTTGTGAAGGAGTGTGAGACAATGCTGGATCATCTTTTCTCTGAGAATGAACTATCATCCTTGTCCGAATcaaatgaagagaaagagagctTTGACCCAAATACTTCCACTGTTAATAAAGAGAGGCTTCTCACAGTTCCTAAAGAACTTTCAGAAATAGAGAACATGGAAAGCATGTATATGAAGCTGACACTGTCGGCGTTGCGTGTCTTGAAGGAGATTCGAAGTGGGAGCTCAACTGTGAGCATGTTCTCACTCCCTCCTTTGCCAAGTAATACTTTAGAAAAGGATTGGAAGAAAGTTCCTGTTTTAGAGCAAGCAGCCAAGTAG